Proteins from a genomic interval of Chroococcidiopsis thermalis PCC 7203:
- a CDS encoding ABC transporter ATP-binding protein, producing the protein MTTSAPVSQPVRNRRRQNDWRLFLRLIPYGRRHGRLLLISTVLLVPVAIANAVQPILIGQAISLIRKEPNTYDFLKNLPLGQGLQILEGLLLLTVIVRLIFSGVQGYLVQKVGQQMTADIRNDLFAHVTSLAVRFFDRTPVGKLITRLTSDVEALGDVFTTGAIGIISDLFSMLVILALMFQQQWQLALMLLLMLFPVTGLIIFFQQQYRKANYKAREELSLLNSTLQENISGINVVQMFRREQFNAELFRATNLNYIREVDRTIFHDSAVSATLEWVALVAVAGVLWLGGIFVLQERLEFGVLAAFILFAQRLFDPLRQFAEKFTAIQAGFTAVERISDILDEPIEIRDPVENSEFGIRNSEFKIHQQPTTNNQQPTTHVGEIRFEHVWFAYKNDDYVIKDLDFTIRPGEKIALVGPTGAGKSSIIRLLCRLYEPTRGRILVDGVDIRDIPQAELRCRMGVILQEGFIFAGDVKSNITLGDTYSFEEIRAAAENTNVAQFIEQLPQGYDTQLRERGTNLSSGQKQLLAFARAAIRNPHILVLDEATASLDVGTEASIQDALERLLEGRTAIIIAHRLSTIRNVDRIFVLKRGELVESGTHEELIQLGGLYAGLHQLQMLGT; encoded by the coding sequence ATGACGACATCAGCGCCCGTATCCCAACCCGTCAGAAATCGCCGCCGCCAGAATGATTGGCGATTGTTCCTAAGATTAATTCCTTACGGTCGCCGTCACGGTAGGTTATTGTTGATTTCCACGGTTTTGCTAGTTCCAGTAGCGATCGCCAATGCCGTTCAACCAATTTTGATCGGTCAAGCAATCTCCCTCATTCGTAAAGAACCAAATACCTACGATTTTCTCAAAAATCTACCTCTGGGGCAGGGTTTACAAATTCTGGAAGGGTTGTTGCTGTTAACAGTGATAGTTCGTCTCATCTTTTCAGGCGTGCAAGGCTACTTAGTGCAAAAAGTCGGACAACAAATGACAGCAGATATTCGCAACGATCTCTTTGCACACGTTACATCTTTAGCAGTACGCTTTTTCGATCGCACGCCTGTAGGAAAATTAATTACTCGCTTAACGAGTGATGTGGAAGCGTTGGGAGATGTCTTCACAACTGGAGCAATAGGTATTATCAGCGATCTATTCTCCATGTTAGTAATTTTAGCTCTCATGTTTCAGCAACAGTGGCAACTCGCTTTAATGCTGTTGTTGATGCTATTTCCAGTCACGGGATTAATTATTTTCTTTCAGCAGCAATATCGGAAAGCCAATTATAAAGCTAGAGAAGAACTATCTTTACTCAATTCCACCTTACAAGAGAATATTTCTGGGATTAACGTCGTACAGATGTTTCGCCGCGAACAATTCAACGCCGAACTATTTCGCGCCACGAATTTAAACTATATTCGTGAGGTAGATAGAACGATCTTTCACGATTCAGCAGTCTCGGCAACTTTAGAATGGGTAGCTTTAGTAGCAGTTGCAGGGGTACTCTGGTTGGGTGGTATTTTTGTCCTGCAAGAAAGATTAGAATTTGGCGTTCTTGCTGCATTTATTCTATTTGCCCAACGATTATTCGATCCTTTACGCCAGTTTGCGGAAAAATTTACTGCAATTCAAGCCGGATTTACAGCTGTTGAGCGCATCAGCGATATTTTAGACGAACCAATTGAGATTCGCGATCCGGTTGAGAATTCGGAATTCGGAATTCGGAATTCGGAATTCAAGATACACCAACAACCAACTACCAACAACCAACAACCAACTACCCATGTCGGAGAAATCCGTTTTGAACATGTCTGGTTTGCTTATAAAAATGACGATTATGTGATTAAAGATTTAGATTTTACGATTCGTCCAGGAGAAAAAATTGCTTTAGTTGGTCCTACGGGGGCGGGAAAAAGTTCGATTATTCGGCTGCTGTGTCGTCTCTACGAACCGACACGAGGACGAATATTAGTGGATGGAGTTGATATTCGAGATATTCCGCAGGCAGAATTGCGCTGTCGGATGGGTGTGATTCTGCAAGAAGGTTTTATTTTCGCGGGAGATGTGAAAAGTAATATCACACTGGGGGATACTTATTCTTTTGAAGAGATCCGCGCCGCCGCAGAGAATACGAATGTGGCACAGTTTATCGAGCAGTTACCCCAAGGATACGATACTCAGTTGCGAGAGCGCGGTACGAATCTTTCTAGCGGACAAAAGCAATTGTTGGCGTTTGCTCGTGCGGCAATTCGTAACCCTCATATCCTCGTACTGGATGAAGCTACGGCTAGTTTGGATGTGGGTACGGAAGCTTCGATTCAAGATGCTTTAGAACGCTTGCTAGAGGGGCGAACGGCAATTATTATTGCTCACCGTCTTTCCACAATTCGCAATGTAGACCGAATTTTTGTCTTGAAGCGGGGTGAATTAGTCGAGTCTGGAACTCATGAGGAGTTGATACAGCTTGGTGGGTTGTACGCAGGTTTGCACCAGTTGCAGATGTTGGGTACATAA